The Bacteroides sp. genome includes the window GGCGCTGGGTATATCTTGAAATCCCTTGCCCCATTACCTTTTCCCAGGCTTCTGCAATACGTGTCTCAGTCACTTTTTCTTCCAAGCCAAAATTTTTCAGGAATTCCCTGATCACCTCCCCGAGGGTTTGCTGATTCGAATGTCTCATAGCCTATTGTTTGTGGTTTGGGTGGGATACTTTTGTAATATTTCCTGATTCAATGAAAAAGATCCTGCTTTCCCCCCCAATTTTCCTGAACAAGCTT containing:
- a CDS encoding DUF721 domain-containing protein — its product is MRHSNQQTLGEVIREFLKNFGLEEKVTETRIAEAWEKVMGQGISRYTQRLSLKNKTLTIQLSSPALRQELSYGKTKIIKMINEALEKEAIDDIEIR